Proteins from a genomic interval of Sphingobacterium sp. SYP-B4668:
- a CDS encoding tRNA1(Val) (adenine(37)-N6)-methyltransferase — protein MKINTDGVLLAASTPTLPIGRILDIGTGTGVIAMMLAQQFNHATIEAVEIDHAAANRARSNFQSSIFAERLCLHSGSFEEMLVTGTYDLIVSNPPFYVDSLHNPDQRKKVARHADESFFDKLLYFAGLHIHDGGMLRLILPPELAAEVVSRAISQELYLAHTLRVKSYTKDADIRHIVSFRKRMKVDSEENIFVIYERRGVYSAGYKALLKPYFLAF, from the coding sequence ATGAAGATCAATACCGATGGAGTATTACTCGCTGCAAGTACACCTACCCTTCCTATCGGACGTATTTTAGATATTGGTACTGGTACCGGCGTGATTGCGATGATGTTGGCCCAACAGTTTAATCATGCGACAATAGAAGCCGTGGAAATCGATCATGCTGCCGCCAATCGCGCGCGGTCTAACTTTCAGTCCTCCATTTTTGCTGAGCGGTTGTGCTTGCACTCTGGCTCCTTTGAAGAGATGTTAGTAACAGGGACTTATGATTTGATTGTTTCTAATCCACCTTTTTATGTAGACTCTTTGCACAATCCGGATCAGCGAAAGAAAGTTGCTCGACATGCCGATGAATCATTTTTTGACAAATTACTATACTTTGCTGGCTTGCATATCCATGATGGGGGGATGCTAAGACTTATTTTGCCGCCAGAACTAGCTGCTGAGGTGGTGAGCAGAGCCATATCACAGGAGCTTTATCTCGCACATACTCTCCGTGTCAAGTCTTACACTAAAGATGCAGATATTAGACATATTGTTTCATTTCGTAAACGAATGAAAGTTGATAGCGAAGAGAATATATTCGTGATTTATGAACGTAGAGGAGTTTACTCTGCAGGTTACAAAGCCTTGTTAAAGCCTTATTTTTTGGCATTTTAA
- a CDS encoding metallophosphoesterase family protein, protein MKKIGLISDTHSYLDDAVFEYFKSCDEIWHAGDFGTIEVADALAAFKPFKGVYGNIDGKDIRIQYPENLRFKCEEVDVWMTHIGGYPGRYAPAVKSEIYLHPPQLFICGHSHILKVQYDKKLQCLHLNPGAAGKQGWHKVRTLMRFDINVNKIENLEIIELANR, encoded by the coding sequence ATGAAAAAAATTGGACTGATATCCGATACACATAGTTACTTAGATGATGCGGTATTTGAGTATTTCAAATCTTGTGATGAAATATGGCATGCTGGGGATTTTGGCACAATTGAAGTGGCAGATGCCCTTGCTGCATTCAAACCCTTTAAGGGTGTATATGGTAATATCGATGGTAAGGATATTCGAATTCAATATCCCGAAAATTTGCGGTTTAAGTGCGAAGAAGTGGATGTGTGGATGACCCATATTGGTGGGTATCCGGGAAGATATGCTCCTGCAGTCAAAAGCGAAATCTATCTTCACCCGCCGCAATTATTCATTTGTGGACATTCGCATATCTTAAAAGTTCAGTATGATAAAAAATTGCAATGTTTACATCTAAACCCAGGGGCCGCTGGTAAGCAAGGTTGGCATAAAGTGAGAACATTGATGCGATTTGATATAAACGTGAATAAAATTGAAAATTTGGAAATAATAGAATTGGCTAATCGTTAA
- the fbp gene encoding class 1 fructose-bisphosphatase, which translates to MTIMKTLGQFIIEKQADFPYAKGELSRLLRDIGIAAKVVNREVNKAGLADILGESGHVNIQGEGQKKLDVYADEQFMRALSSGGECCVFASEEQDEAVYLNSTVSKDAKYIVCIDPLDGSSNIDVNVSVGTIFSIYRRKSTEGEATLSDILQKGIHQVAAGYIIYGSSTMLVYTTGKGVNGFTLDPSIGEFCLSHPNIIIPEKGNIYSINEGNYVKFPQGIKDYIKYCQIEDVATRRPYVSRYIGSMVADIHRNLLKGGIFLYPTTSSHPQGKLRLLYECNPIAFIVEQAGGKATTGYERILDILPRELHQRCSAIMGSREMVEKVEDFLRP; encoded by the coding sequence ATGACAATTATGAAAACATTAGGCCAGTTTATTATTGAGAAACAGGCTGATTTTCCCTATGCGAAAGGGGAGCTTTCCCGGCTATTGCGAGATATTGGTATCGCTGCAAAAGTCGTCAATCGGGAAGTCAACAAAGCGGGGCTGGCTGATATTCTGGGTGAATCTGGGCACGTAAATATTCAAGGTGAAGGCCAAAAAAAACTGGATGTCTATGCTGACGAACAATTTATGCGGGCATTAAGTAGTGGAGGGGAGTGCTGTGTGTTTGCTTCGGAGGAGCAAGATGAGGCCGTCTATCTCAATTCAACAGTTTCTAAAGATGCCAAGTACATTGTTTGCATCGATCCGCTTGACGGTTCTTCTAATATAGATGTAAATGTCTCGGTAGGGACTATCTTTTCTATCTATAGGCGAAAATCAACAGAAGGAGAGGCTACGCTATCAGATATTCTACAAAAGGGCATTCATCAAGTTGCTGCTGGGTATATTATCTATGGTTCTTCGACGATGTTGGTCTATACCACGGGTAAGGGCGTGAATGGGTTTACATTGGACCCTTCTATCGGAGAATTCTGTCTTTCCCATCCTAATATCATTATTCCTGAAAAGGGTAATATTTATTCCATTAATGAGGGTAATTACGTTAAATTTCCGCAAGGAATAAAAGATTATATTAAATACTGTCAAATCGAAGACGTAGCCACCCGACGTCCTTATGTATCGCGATATATTGGCTCTATGGTTGCCGATATACATCGTAACTTGTTGAAAGGAGGGATATTTTTATACCCCACAACCTCAAGTCATCCGCAGGGTAAGCTCCGTTTATTGTATGAATGTAATCCAATTGCATTTATAGTGGAGCAGGCAGGAGGTAAAGCGACTACTGGATATGAACGTATACTAGATATCCTACCTAGGGAATTGCACCAGCGGTGTTCGGCTATAATGGGGAGCCGAGAAATGGTAGAAAAAGTGGAGGATTTCTTAAGACCTTAG
- a CDS encoding MerR family transcriptional regulator produces MPYKEREINKLYYTMGEVTEMFNVNASQIRFYEREFPILQPKKNKKGNRLFTQDDIANLKIIFNLVKDKGYTLQGARDYLRSNKNEARENQRVVDSLEKLKGFLLEVRDSL; encoded by the coding sequence ATGCCTTATAAGGAACGTGAAATAAACAAGCTATACTATACGATGGGTGAGGTGACGGAAATGTTTAATGTCAATGCTTCACAAATTCGGTTTTATGAACGCGAATTTCCTATCCTTCAACCTAAGAAAAATAAGAAGGGTAATCGCCTATTTACGCAAGATGACATCGCTAATCTAAAGATTATCTTCAACCTAGTCAAGGACAAAGGCTACACGTTGCAAGGTGCGCGTGATTACCTGCGCTCCAATAAAAATGAAGCCCGAGAAAACCAACGTGTTGTAGACTCACTTGAAAAATTAAAAGGATTTCTATTAGAAGTAAGGGATAGCCTGTAA
- the accD gene encoding acetyl-CoA carboxylase, carboxyltransferase subunit beta, with protein MSWFKREKAGINTATENKKEAPDGLWNKCPACKKPLLNIEQIENNYVCQYCGYHIRIGSAAYFSILFDDNNFTELFANLKSGDPIHFIDTKPYAERLVEVRAKTGLNDALRSAHGKLDGKDLVVACMDFTFIGGSMGSVVGEKIARSIDYCLEHKVPFMLISKSGGARMMEAAFSLMQMAKTSAKLALLSQAKIPYICLLTDPTTGGVTASYAMLGDINIAEPGALIGFAGPRVIKETIKKDLPKGFQTSEFLLEHGFLDFIVDRRELKQKISTFLKLIQ; from the coding sequence ATGAGTTGGTTTAAAAGAGAAAAAGCAGGGATTAATACCGCGACAGAAAACAAGAAAGAGGCACCAGATGGTCTTTGGAATAAATGTCCGGCATGTAAAAAACCCTTATTAAATATTGAACAGATTGAAAACAACTATGTTTGCCAATATTGTGGATATCATATCCGCATTGGATCCGCGGCTTATTTTTCAATCCTATTTGACGACAACAATTTCACTGAGCTATTTGCGAATCTCAAATCTGGTGATCCTATCCATTTTATCGACACGAAACCCTACGCCGAGCGCCTTGTTGAAGTAAGAGCAAAAACAGGACTTAACGATGCACTAAGAAGTGCACACGGCAAGCTTGATGGCAAAGATTTGGTGGTGGCCTGTATGGATTTCACTTTTATAGGCGGATCCATGGGATCGGTAGTGGGAGAAAAGATTGCTAGATCTATTGATTACTGTCTAGAGCACAAGGTCCCTTTCATGTTAATCTCCAAATCAGGTGGAGCACGCATGATGGAAGCAGCTTTCTCTTTGATGCAGATGGCCAAGACTTCTGCAAAATTAGCACTTTTAAGTCAAGCAAAAATTCCTTACATCTGTCTATTAACAGATCCTACAACAGGAGGAGTTACAGCATCATATGCGATGCTTGGAGATATCAATATTGCCGAACCAGGGGCATTGATTGGCTTTGCTGGTCCACGAGTCATCAAAGAAACAATCAAGAAAGATCTACCCAAAGGATTTCAAACTTCGGAATTCCTACTGGAACATGGTTTCTTGGATTTCATTGTCGATAGACGTGAATTGAAGCAAAAGATTTCGACTTTCTTGAAGTTGATTCAATAG
- a CDS encoding DUF6814 family protein, with protein sequence MGILKKILGAIWIILALLTAYFCIAELGIPKLVTGHQEDLVFGIIILGILTPIISVGLGLFGYYALIGEYDDKNM encoded by the coding sequence ATGGGAATCCTCAAAAAAATATTGGGAGCTATCTGGATTATACTCGCATTGCTAACAGCATACTTCTGCATTGCAGAGCTAGGTATCCCTAAATTAGTTACTGGCCATCAAGAAGACTTGGTATTTGGTATTATTATCCTGGGTATCCTTACACCCATTATATCCGTTGGCTTGGGATTATTTGGATATTACGCGCTGATTGGCGAATATGACGACAAGAATATGTGA
- a CDS encoding MFS transporter yields MQDPVNKKGIWKVIGASSMGTLIEWYDFFIFGSLSIVISTKFFPSDNPTAAFLSTLATFAAGFVVRPFGALFFGRLGDMIGRKYTFMVTLLLMGGATFLIGCIPSYDSIGFLAPLLVLILRLLQGLALGGEYGGAATYVAEHAPKGQRGYWTSWIQTTATFGLFISLIVILLTKSFLTAEQFDQWGWRVPFMLSIVMVYVSYLIRKNMDESPEFKKAKSEGKTSTNPLKESFGNRYNLKFVLLALFGAAMGQGVVWYTGQFYSMSFMKTVMFLDSDQADLILGTALLLGTPFFIVFGWLSDKVGRKWIMLLGMLLALCTYRPIYEAMYTITNISKKEQSADKKLLSQKKDDLHNSTIYTSETRYSDQTLVQEVRTVSNADGHETSKSIVTIEGQNRWWLTFLIFIQIIYITMVYGPIAAFLVEMFPVKIRYTSMSLPYHIGNGIFGGLLPAVSTYLATNAQIAQDPEYYLAGLWYPIIISAVCFIIGAFYINKSIIHKNIND; encoded by the coding sequence ATGCAAGACCCTGTAAACAAAAAAGGAATCTGGAAAGTCATTGGTGCCTCTTCCATGGGCACACTTATTGAATGGTACGATTTCTTTATCTTTGGAAGTCTTTCCATTGTCATTTCAACCAAATTTTTTCCGTCGGACAATCCCACCGCCGCCTTTCTTTCTACACTAGCCACATTCGCTGCTGGCTTTGTCGTCCGCCCCTTTGGTGCTCTATTCTTTGGCAGGCTAGGTGACATGATTGGTCGAAAATACACCTTTATGGTCACCCTATTATTAATGGGGGGCGCTACGTTTCTCATTGGTTGTATCCCAAGCTATGACTCGATTGGCTTCTTGGCTCCGCTTTTGGTCCTTATTCTTCGGCTACTGCAAGGACTCGCCTTAGGAGGTGAGTATGGCGGAGCAGCAACATATGTTGCTGAGCATGCTCCCAAAGGGCAGCGCGGATACTGGACTTCGTGGATACAAACGACAGCCACATTCGGTCTTTTCATTTCACTAATAGTCATTCTACTCACCAAAAGCTTCCTTACAGCAGAGCAATTCGATCAGTGGGGATGGCGTGTGCCGTTCATGCTCTCTATCGTGATGGTATATGTATCTTACTTAATCCGTAAGAATATGGATGAATCCCCTGAGTTTAAGAAAGCCAAGTCAGAAGGGAAGACTTCTACAAACCCACTAAAAGAAAGCTTTGGTAACCGATATAATCTGAAATTTGTACTATTAGCGCTTTTCGGTGCAGCGATGGGACAAGGTGTTGTCTGGTATACAGGCCAATTTTACTCTATGAGTTTCATGAAGACCGTGATGTTCCTAGATTCGGACCAAGCAGATCTTATTTTGGGAACAGCCCTTCTCTTAGGTACTCCCTTCTTCATTGTATTTGGTTGGCTCAGTGACAAAGTGGGACGCAAGTGGATTATGCTCTTAGGCATGCTGCTGGCACTGTGTACCTACCGGCCAATATATGAAGCCATGTATACCATCACCAATATTAGCAAAAAAGAGCAATCAGCCGATAAGAAACTACTATCACAGAAAAAAGATGACCTGCATAATTCAACAATCTATACCTCAGAAACGCGCTATAGCGACCAAACGTTAGTCCAAGAAGTACGGACAGTAAGCAATGCTGATGGGCACGAAACATCTAAAAGCATCGTCACAATAGAAGGACAAAATAGATGGTGGCTCACTTTTCTTATTTTCATACAAATCATCTACATCACGATGGTATATGGACCGATTGCAGCATTCTTAGTTGAAATGTTTCCGGTTAAAATACGCTACACATCGATGTCACTTCCATATCATATCGGAAATGGCATATTCGGAGGCCTTTTGCCTGCTGTATCCACCTATTTGGCCACCAATGCACAAATCGCACAAGACCCTGAGTACTACCTAGCCGGCTTATGGTACCCTATCATCATATCCGCTGTGTGCTTTATCATTGGCGCATTTTATATCAATAAATCTATCATTCATAAGAACATAAACGACTAA
- the dprA gene encoding DNA-processing protein DprA has protein sequence MSILQKIALTKIKGIGPKLSRSLLSQLGAVDAIFEASKKTLQHIPGVGEVLANEILSKQALLDAEKELAFIEKHRIAPLWWEDPNYPKRLANCEDAPLIVYYKGSVSLNPPKVISVVGTRKATAYGRKMTENLIRDLQHLDAHIISGLAYGIDVHAHTIALKHQIPTIGVLGHGLDRIYPAAHRDIASDMIDCGGLITEFPSGTNPDRQNFPMRNRIIAGMADVTIVIEAAASGGALITAEIANSYNRDVCAVPGATDQEFSAGCNYLIKTNRAHLIRHAEDLCYLMNWEPDRPKVTNTQFTLRLPKLTKDQQKVFQYIQEREQATVDEIALYCDWPQSKLAILLLEMEMEDLLISLPGKTYKLQQ, from the coding sequence ATGAGCATCTTACAAAAAATAGCATTGACCAAAATCAAAGGCATTGGGCCTAAGCTATCGCGGTCATTATTATCGCAACTGGGCGCAGTAGACGCTATTTTTGAAGCTTCAAAAAAAACACTACAACATATTCCCGGTGTTGGGGAAGTACTGGCAAATGAAATTCTCAGCAAGCAAGCGCTATTAGATGCCGAAAAGGAACTTGCGTTTATTGAAAAACATCGCATTGCCCCACTTTGGTGGGAAGACCCCAACTATCCCAAAAGATTAGCAAATTGTGAAGATGCTCCTCTAATTGTATACTACAAAGGATCAGTATCCTTAAATCCACCTAAAGTCATCAGCGTCGTGGGGACCCGTAAGGCCACTGCATATGGTCGAAAGATGACCGAAAATCTAATACGAGATCTCCAGCACCTTGATGCACACATTATCAGTGGCTTGGCCTACGGCATCGATGTGCATGCCCATACCATAGCCTTAAAACATCAAATACCCACAATAGGTGTGCTAGGGCACGGCTTGGACCGCATCTATCCAGCGGCACATCGGGATATTGCTTCCGACATGATTGACTGCGGAGGTCTAATTACAGAATTTCCTTCGGGAACCAACCCCGACCGTCAGAACTTCCCGATGCGAAACCGCATCATTGCGGGCATGGCAGATGTCACCATCGTCATTGAAGCTGCCGCTTCAGGCGGAGCTCTTATCACCGCAGAAATTGCCAATAGTTATAATCGGGATGTGTGTGCAGTCCCTGGGGCTACCGACCAAGAGTTTTCAGCGGGGTGCAATTATTTAATCAAGACCAATAGGGCTCACTTGATACGCCATGCAGAAGATCTGTGCTACCTCATGAATTGGGAGCCAGACAGACCTAAGGTCACAAATACCCAATTTACACTACGCCTCCCAAAATTAACAAAGGATCAGCAGAAAGTCTTTCAATATATCCAAGAGCGGGAGCAGGCTACTGTGGATGAAATTGCATTGTACTGTGATTGGCCCCAAAGTAAACTGGCTATCCTCCTGTTAGAAATGGAGATGGAAGACTTATTAATATCCCTACCTGGAAAAACATACAAGTTACAACAATAA
- the rsmG gene encoding 16S rRNA (guanine(527)-N(7))-methyltransferase RsmG, with the protein MNPTVDIIYQYFPNLNEVQKSQFAQLAELYPFWNNQINVVSRKDIESLYLHHVLHSLGIAKFITAFTPGTHILDVGTGGGFPGIPLAILFPEVKFHLVDSIGKKIKVVREVAAALKLTNVEADHIRAEQLDYKYDFVVSRAVTRLGDFAPWIRNKFLKQDKNGVPNGILYLKGGDLKDEIKESKLKAELHPLSSYFKEDFFDTKYVVYVQM; encoded by the coding sequence TTGAATCCTACAGTAGACATAATCTATCAATATTTTCCAAACCTGAATGAAGTTCAAAAAAGTCAGTTTGCGCAGCTTGCTGAGCTCTACCCTTTTTGGAATAACCAAATCAATGTAGTCTCCAGAAAAGACATAGAAAGCCTATATCTGCATCATGTCCTACATTCTTTGGGTATCGCAAAATTTATAACAGCGTTTACCCCTGGCACTCATATCTTAGATGTTGGCACGGGTGGTGGTTTCCCAGGTATTCCACTAGCCATTCTTTTTCCTGAAGTAAAATTTCATCTAGTTGATTCCATCGGCAAGAAAATAAAAGTAGTTCGTGAGGTCGCTGCTGCTTTGAAACTTACCAACGTTGAGGCAGACCATATACGCGCTGAACAATTGGACTATAAATATGACTTTGTGGTATCTAGGGCTGTAACTAGATTAGGAGATTTTGCACCTTGGATACGCAACAAGTTTCTTAAGCAAGACAAAAATGGTGTACCCAATGGGATTCTCTACCTTAAAGGCGGAGATTTGAAGGACGAAATCAAAGAGTCAAAACTCAAAGCTGAACTCCACCCGCTGTCTAGTTATTTTAAAGAGGATTTCTTTGATACTAAATATGTCGTATACGTGCAAATGTAG
- a CDS encoding glycosyltransferase, with protein sequence MNISYFSNLNFTFFHLALAIIGVLLLIQLFYILFVYGKLSLHKVKSFQTMDNTIPLSIIICARNEEENLKTFLPLILGQDYPHFEVIVVNDCSSDDTKWVLQDLERQHGNLKLVEIKEHIQLKHNKKFAVTLGIKAASHEHLLFTDADCQPNSSHWLSEIAGAFSERTEIVLGYSPYFKKKGFLNKLIRFETTHTAMSYLAYALKKNAYMGVGRNMAYRKSLFFKSKGFTSHMHIKSGDDDLFVNQNANRTNVKIAIHPDAHMYSVPKDSWKSYYKQKARHSGASVLYKKKHQRMLGIQLISAALFYISLLTIVSVFPYMWHYVVGAYFIRLITQILVFRPIYKKLAVHDLIWWLPFLDLYYYFYICINGLFNRKKTQRTWK encoded by the coding sequence GTGAATATATCTTATTTTTCTAATCTTAATTTTACCTTCTTCCATCTAGCATTAGCTATTATAGGGGTACTACTGTTGATTCAACTCTTTTATATCCTATTTGTATATGGAAAACTTTCGTTGCATAAGGTCAAATCCTTTCAGACGATGGATAATACAATCCCACTCTCCATTATCATCTGTGCTAGGAATGAAGAGGAAAATCTGAAAACATTTCTCCCTTTAATACTTGGACAGGATTATCCACATTTTGAAGTCATCGTCGTCAATGACTGCTCTAGTGACGATACCAAATGGGTATTACAAGACCTTGAAAGGCAACATGGCAATCTAAAGCTTGTGGAGATCAAGGAACACATACAACTTAAACACAATAAAAAGTTTGCCGTCACACTTGGTATCAAAGCCGCTAGTCATGAGCACCTCTTATTTACCGATGCAGACTGTCAACCGAACTCTAGCCATTGGCTGTCCGAAATAGCAGGCGCCTTCTCAGAAAGGACCGAAATCGTACTTGGCTATTCTCCATATTTTAAAAAGAAGGGCTTCCTCAATAAACTCATCCGATTTGAGACCACGCACACCGCGATGAGCTATCTCGCTTATGCACTCAAAAAAAATGCTTATATGGGCGTAGGACGCAACATGGCCTACAGAAAGTCGCTTTTTTTTAAATCCAAGGGATTTACCTCACACATGCATATCAAATCTGGGGATGACGACTTATTTGTCAATCAAAATGCCAACCGAACCAATGTTAAAATCGCGATTCATCCGGATGCACATATGTATTCGGTCCCTAAGGATTCCTGGAAAAGCTATTATAAACAGAAGGCTAGGCATTCTGGCGCTTCAGTCTTGTACAAAAAGAAGCACCAACGCATGCTAGGAATCCAATTGATATCGGCAGCATTATTTTACATATCCTTATTAACAATCGTGTCCGTCTTCCCCTACATGTGGCACTATGTGGTAGGAGCCTACTTTATCAGATTGATCACACAGATTTTAGTCTTTCGTCCAATCTATAAAAAACTTGCTGTACATGATCTAATATGGTGGCTTCCATTTCTGGACCTGTATTACTATTTCTATATTTGTATCAATGGCTTGTTTAATAGAAAAAAAACGCAACGCACTTGGAAATAA
- the tgt gene encoding tRNA guanosine(34) transglycosylase Tgt yields MKFTLQANDKFSKARAGEIETAHGKIQTPIFMPVGTAGTVKAVHQHELKKDIEAQIILGNTYHLYLRPGLDVLNKAGGIHKFNGWDGPILTDSGGYQVYSLTEVRKIKEEGVTFRSHIDGSKHLFTPENVMDTQRIIGADIIMAFDECTPYPCDYGYARRSMEMTHRWLKRCCDRFDATQPLYGYDQTLFPIVQGSVYKDLRERSAEAIASFNREGNAIGGLSVGEPAEDMYGMTEVVCNILPWEKPRYLMGVGTPINLLENIALGIDMFDCVMPTRNARNGMLFTQNGIINIKNEKWKDDFSPIEAESDLMVDQIHTKAYLRHLIRSQEILGAQIASLHNLHFYLWLVEQAREKIVEGTFYDWKNKMVKILGQRL; encoded by the coding sequence ATGAAATTTACGCTTCAAGCAAACGACAAATTTTCTAAAGCCCGTGCTGGGGAAATCGAAACAGCTCACGGTAAAATCCAAACACCAATTTTCATGCCTGTAGGTACTGCCGGTACTGTCAAAGCTGTCCACCAACATGAATTGAAAAAGGATATTGAAGCACAGATTATTTTGGGGAATACGTATCACCTGTATCTACGACCAGGATTGGATGTCTTGAATAAAGCTGGAGGTATACATAAGTTCAACGGCTGGGACGGTCCTATTTTGACGGATAGCGGCGGGTATCAAGTATACTCGCTTACCGAAGTTCGTAAAATAAAGGAAGAAGGGGTGACTTTTCGCTCCCATATCGACGGATCCAAGCATCTTTTTACTCCAGAGAATGTGATGGATACACAACGGATTATCGGTGCTGATATCATAATGGCTTTTGATGAGTGTACACCATATCCATGTGATTATGGGTATGCACGTCGATCAATGGAAATGACCCATCGCTGGTTGAAACGCTGTTGCGATCGATTCGACGCTACCCAACCCTTATATGGTTATGATCAAACATTGTTTCCAATCGTACAGGGATCTGTATACAAAGATTTACGGGAGCGATCGGCCGAAGCGATAGCGTCTTTTAATCGAGAAGGGAATGCGATAGGAGGTTTGTCGGTCGGAGAACCAGCTGAAGATATGTATGGGATGACCGAAGTGGTCTGTAATATCCTACCTTGGGAAAAACCTCGTTATCTCATGGGTGTAGGTACGCCTATCAATCTACTCGAAAATATAGCTTTGGGTATTGATATGTTTGACTGTGTGATGCCTACTCGCAACGCTCGCAATGGAATGCTATTTACACAGAATGGAATCATCAATATCAAGAATGAAAAATGGAAGGATGATTTCTCGCCTATCGAAGCGGAAAGTGACTTAATGGTTGACCAAATTCATACTAAGGCGTACCTCAGACATTTAATACGCTCCCAAGAGATTTTAGGAGCGCAGATCGCATCATTACATAATTTACATTTTTATCTTTGGCTTGTCGAACAGGCGCGTGAGAAAATCGTAGAAGGGACTTTCTATGATTGGAAAAATAAAATGGTCAAAATTTTAGGACAACGTTTGTAA
- a CDS encoding LptF/LptG family permease, with the protein MKIIDWYIIKKYLSTFVFTMAIFTVVMVIFDVSEKLDNFLEHKAPLSKIVFQYYAGFIPFYLNFLSPLINFIAVIFFTSKMADQTEIVPILSGGMSFNRMLRPYMIAASIIFAVTFVFNIYIIPRTNKMKVGFENVYVKPDRAGGSTSSTHMQIDSNSYVYIDNFDTKQKIGYNFVLEKFDGDKLIEKMMADRIRWDSVATKWKIESYTNRIVNGLSERMDKGDQKDTTLDMRPSDFEKFDNMFTAMNTDELNKRIEKEGTRGTGMMTDLLLEKYKRYIYPFSAFILTLMGVSLSSKKVRGGIGLSLGLGIALSFVYIVLIQFSTMFSLKGGLPPLIAVMIPNLIFLTLAVYLLYKAPK; encoded by the coding sequence ATGAAGATCATAGATTGGTATATCATAAAAAAATATTTGTCGACTTTTGTCTTCACTATGGCTATTTTTACGGTTGTCATGGTTATTTTTGATGTTTCTGAAAAGCTGGATAATTTCTTAGAGCATAAAGCACCGCTTTCTAAGATTGTTTTTCAATACTATGCCGGATTTATACCATTCTACCTTAATTTTCTATCTCCACTAATTAATTTTATCGCTGTTATTTTCTTTACATCTAAGATGGCCGATCAGACGGAGATTGTCCCCATACTTAGTGGTGGGATGAGCTTCAATAGGATGTTGAGACCTTATATGATTGCTGCGTCGATTATCTTTGCGGTGACTTTTGTCTTCAACATTTACATCATCCCCCGGACGAATAAGATGAAGGTAGGCTTTGAAAATGTATACGTAAAGCCCGATCGTGCCGGAGGGTCGACTTCGTCCACCCATATGCAGATAGATTCGAACAGCTACGTATACATTGATAATTTTGATACCAAACAAAAGATTGGCTATAACTTTGTCCTTGAAAAATTCGATGGAGATAAACTCATTGAGAAAATGATGGCTGATCGGATTCGATGGGATTCAGTTGCTACAAAATGGAAAATCGAGAGTTACACTAATCGAATAGTCAACGGTCTGAGTGAGCGTATGGACAAGGGTGATCAGAAAGATACCACATTGGATATGAGGCCCTCTGATTTTGAGAAATTTGACAATATGTTTACAGCGATGAATACTGATGAGCTCAATAAACGTATTGAAAAAGAAGGGACCCGAGGTACCGGAATGATGACGGATTTGCTGTTGGAAAAATACAAACGTTATATCTACCCTTTTTCTGCCTTTATCTTGACGCTGATGGGCGTATCGCTTTCATCGAAGAAAGTAAGAGGTGGCATCGGCCTGAGTCTTGGATTGGGGATTGCATTAAGTTTTGTTTATATCGTATTGATTCAATTTTCGACCATGTTCTCGCTCAAAGGGGGACTACCACCGTTGATAGCAGTGATGATTCCGAATCTTATCTTTTTGACCTTGGCGGTCTATTTACTGTATAAGGCTCCTAAATAA